ATGGATATGCTAAACATATAATAGATCATCGAGACTGCAAATGTTCAATGTAAGTATATCCATATGCACTTATGTGGGGAGGGCAAAGTGTCGGCGCAATATGGTTGAGATACGTACATTGAGCGGTTCGGGAGCCGGGGCCGGGTGCGGAGCGTAAGCCCCGGGGTCCCAGGGCGAAGCTCCCGCCGACCCATGACCAGATACATCACTAATATGAACGTTTTCAAAGCAAATTCCACGGTATCGATCACGCACAGACGCCATTTTGAACCGACACTGAAGAGACGAGGGCGCGCGACGTTGCCACGTCGCTGGTTCCGATCCGCACTTCTATTTCTGGCTCCCTCCCCCCGCGCCCGCCGTGACGACGGCCGCCCCACAAACAGAGCGACAAAACATGATTGGAATCATATCTGCCAGTCTTTAGgcataaatcataatttgaaaaattaaaacaacatcAAGATGGCTTCGACTCAGGGGGCTCGCGCAGCCAGTGTGATAagatatgtatataactaGCTATAGAGTTATATAGAGAGTGTAATGTGGCGAGCGCGCGCCCGGCTTTCACCGAGCGGGGCAAGGCACGGCCGCGCAGGAGCGCGCCGACATGTGCCATTGGCCACCGCGAAGATCGATAGTCAAACACTGTCGAGGCCGACGACCCACATACGACTCTCCGCCCTACAGCAATGACAATACGGGCTATTTCGTGTAGATAGATGCTATAAACAAACTACCACACCAGCACATCGACGTCCTCCACGTACAATACAGACGAACACATGCATTTCCAAAGCGACGCGGCCCGAGCTATGAATGTATATGTACCTATCATCATGTATTATGGCACTTTTCTAGAGGCGAAATTCCTGTACCACGATCACGGCGCACCCAGCGCGCCCTAACGAAGGACAAAGGGCCGATTTTACACGGAAAACAAAGGGAAATGCCGGCTAGGAATACTAACATCAATTTTTGTTTcgtaattaactttttaacaaCTGCAAGTGGACAGCGCGTTGCCAAGTGGATGCCTTTAGGCAGAGCGCGCGGATTACATTATGAAATCTGGATTACAACTTGCACATcaattttggtgaaattaattaatgcacTAGTTGTGAAATAAGCGTTTTTTGAGACTTTGGGCGTAACGTATGTTCGGGATTCAACTGCGTGTGATCAACACCCATACAATAAGTGCATCGCCCTTTGCACAtaagttgttttataatgaaaagcATTGGGATTTGCCTCAAAAAGTACACAAAAAGCTACCAATAAGAAAAGACGCAATCTGTCAACCATTCACTTACCTGTATTTTACTTgaaatgttcttttttcttCACAATATTCACGAAGACTTCACTTGAAGACACAGCGAACAAGAATATTAAGGTATTTTAAGGACTTTGTAACATTTGATatgcacaaaaaaaatatacattccGCGAAGCAAACGTCTGACACGTTACAAGATCGGATGCGAACTGTTGGTTTGGTTTCGGTCGGTTGGAGGGAGGGGGCCGGGGGGCAGGCGGTGGACGGAAAACCGGAGAACGGGTAGCGAGGGAGTCAGAAAGGgcaaataattcataattattgaCGGCGTCAGATAACGTTCTAAATTAAGAATGTATCATGTTAATTCAAGACCTATTTTCTTGTTTacacttattaattattaggGCAcgcaatattaatataaaattacaagtttttattgcgacataggtatattttttgggTTGACGGTAGAAAACTCACACTTATTTACATCACTACACACTTATCAAATCTAGTGGTGAAAAAATTTACTAAAGACGTTTCGCACGATATCAAAAGTATTGTAGAGATAGTGGCGACACCACTAATGGGATTCTAATTAAACGCTCTCTCGCTTGacgtttttgtttgttgttcgTGTTGTTTTCCTGATAATAGCCGTGtcaaataaaaccaaaattataataaaaaaatatatctaaaatagTTATTGCGTGGTTATTGCCGTTATATTCTTCtctgttattttcaaattgatttaatatCTACGTGTAAGTTCTTATTTAGGTTTGAGAAGATGAGATAGCGTACAGGGAGGTAGGCTATGGATTATGGATAGAGTAGTCGGAGTAGGTCacaaatatttagattttttaaaatcataaagtCCTCATTATGTTCATCATAATCTAGGGCTTGTAATCCACTATGCGTTTAAATGCAATGCAATTTTCGTTTGGAACTTTTTTAGttgcataaaatatgattaaaatatagtatacatgtacctatttgttgtaaaatgtttaagcTCCaaccaaatttattattttaatttgtatatttttcgaCCGTATAGATAAAGACGTCtttgcatttcatttcattataataatttgtcacGCACCAATCacaaagcaaaaaataaattatgtagtaGTAAGCCAATCAGCTTGAAGTGCGTGTATTTTGACAGGAAGATAAAGCTTTTGTACCACGTCGAGGCAGTTTTCGATTATTCTAAAggaaattttctttcaatttacACATTTGCACGGCAAGAAAGTGAATAATATTACGAATAATGCGAAACCAcattacttttctttttatagtggtcctattttcTCTGGCTTCAGCTAGAATTGAccctaaaaatttaaaatgtttaggtTTGTGTTTTACggcttatttatttcattattcttgttacatatttaaatgaaattaaataatacattgatTTCAGTATGCCGAACGACCTTCGAGGAATTAAATGTTGTGATAAAAAACGTGGACAAATGGAAAAAAGTTGATGTAAGTGTAAATTAGTTTGGCATTAGTTTCAAACCCTTAGTTTATCAAGTTTATCTTTCTTAATAAGATTTGCAGGATTAAGTTGATAACGTCTTTTGATTATCCATAGCAAGGTTACAATTATAACCGTGCCacattaacttatttttctcATGAAGGATgttttagtacctatttatcaGTAACTTGTGtttaatacagaaaaaaaatgtttacatactTAGATGACATTTTGGACTGGACACatacttttattatcgtcACGAGAGTATTATTCTATATCCTTTTACTATACATTATCATTGGATGgagccataacacaagaaaaaaataataacaaaatatcatcCACACAGTAAACTCTGGAGTTCCCTCATTGGGAGCCAGGGCTGGTCTACCATCAGGTcttaattatcaaaaaaatgtatggcCATTGGAATTAGTCGCATCTAAATTTCATGACTGTAAACAAGAAATTGTCAATTTCCAGGTGGGCAACTTCCGTATGGACGCGAGCGGCAACACACTACAGCAGAAACTGCCAGCCCACCGCTCAGCTGTCTACATCTCGGAAGTTATAGATGGAATTTGTGAGTACAATATCTCTCTCCCTCATTTATCATCTACTAAGTCTAAGGCTAGTATAATAACATACTTAAGAACACCGTGTTCTGTAAAGTATTGCTCCGACTAGAATGTCTACATATATTTGTCAGCATTTTGTGACAAAGTGTGAAATGTTTTTTCCAAATTCAGGCAAGAAGATGGATGATTACGTGCGAGTGTATTACAAGGCGACAGGCAAGCTGGCGATAATGCAGCTCGTGATGCCTGACGGGAAAATGAACGCTGACTTCTCCAAAACCAAGTTTGTGACAGACGATGATCTTAACAAGAGCTTGGagtattatgtaagtactcTATGAGGTATCCGTTCGTTCAACAATTATACACAACaactttaaatgttattaGATTAATCCATATTTccttttcattttacaaataagCACTCGCACCTACAATGTTGGcaataactgaaaatcagtgtttcTGTATTAAGGTGCAGAAAGTTTCGCTGAGTTATGGCCTTTTCCCTCGCTGTAGCACAccaatttgtttgattttatgtTAAGACTtgtctgttatttttttggtgtcaaataaacttaattatcaatctatctatctaacaagattgacgacctcggtggcgcagtggtaaagtgcttgcctctgaaccgagaggtcccgggttcgatccccggtcgggtcatgatggaaaatgatcttattctgattggcccgggtcttggatgtttatctatatatgtatttgttatagaatatagtatcgttgagttagtatcccataacacaagtctagaacttactttggggctagctcaatctgtgtgatttgtcctaatatatttatttatataagatcTGACggcaataaaagtttgtgtcaaaaaataatatatttttgtaaaaatcttgtcttgtttataattatttgcagTGCGAGCGTATGTTTGAAGAGAATGAGGACGAAATAACGGATCTGTACAAGAAGAGGCCCCACGATGACGTCATGCCAGATGCTGAGCGAGAGGTGAGATATATCTACTCTAAATATCTCAGTTCATCGAGTCTCATTgccgggtaaaacataataaattggcgaaaaccgcatgaaaatccgtgcagtggtttttgagttcatcgcgCACAGACAGACCGCTACAGaggattttgtattataatatgtaaggatatgaTAAAACTgcaagtgggctatgtcttatgtaaacaatgtacataggagatattaaaaaaataaaaactagttgttcgctgCGAACTtggacctcgcgaacacaatattttttttacaaaattgtgaattttttttaaaactactgaaccgattttgatgcccccacgaacttaaaaattctattgtttGTCTAATTCTATTATtcatatcctacataccttttatatttcatcaaaatcggaccaacagTTCGAaaattatcgcgttacaaacttatatacatacaaacaaaaaaaatatttttgccccaagtagaatgttagacctagcccgcttcgctcgctcggtcaattctGGTCGtttttatgggactaataaaagccaaaacaagtttttatgaatttttgtctgttcgCGTAAAAAGTACTGGATGTGAAAAGAAATGCATGCttttttcacagttgtatagcggattaTCTAACTTCAAAACTGCTATAGTTTACATCGCTTAGAACCCGtgatatatatactattattataaagaggtaggcgtttgtgagtttgtatgtttgaggcggggtaatctccgaaacttccgaaccgatttcaaaaattctttcagcattgcaatggtacattatccaagattgctatatgctatattttatctcgaaaagtcccacgggagcgaagccccggtgaAGGTCTtagttaacaataaatttatttcggaagatttttgttataatgttGTCGTGTTGCAGATCTGTTTCAAGCACGCGCAGTACTGTGAGGAGTGGATGCTGCCCACGGAAGAGGACACCACCTGGACCAGGGAGATGGAAGAGGAGTATGTTAAGGTATACTATACCCTCCATAATagatttcttttgaaataagtaaaatccttgtctacgcgcatgcgctgtgaTCGATCCATAGGTCGCTGGTTCaaatccggctcgaaggaccaaactgtaggatcttgtctgagtatatatttataaataattatactcggtatttgacaaagatcatttatttagggctggtaaatcacgagcaatacatttaaaataccaacAGCCAAGAATCGTCCAATGacagcatttgttttttttttaagaaaagaaacatcgcgcaggcgcgagttcgtcgtcacagcgcatgcgcgtagaCACCCTTgtactaatttttataatataatttatatttcaagttttttgtgtacataaattgataaataatatatctattctaAATATCTCAGTCCAATGAGACATCGAGTCTCATTGCCggctaaaaacaaaataaattatacaccagaACCTTCCATAGGaataacactatctattggcgaaaacctcatgaaaatccgtgcagtggtttttgagttcatcgcgaacagacagatcgCGACAGaggattttgtattataatatgtaaggatataataaaactgcaagtgggctatgtcttaTGTATgctctgtacataggagatattaaaaaaaaatataatctagttGCCGCGAACTTTTGTGTCTATCCTATACCTGTGGGAAACCGTAACACTTAATAAATTTGCCCTTGGTTACCACcgacaaaagaaaatattaaaaagtctCAGCACTAGTGTTCAAGTACTGAGAGAaatgataaaactaaaaatgaatTACCTGCTTATTCGTTGGGGAAACTACAAATGGGAATTAAACTGAGGTATCCAGAATacagttgtttatttatatgtaatatgtttACCTTTAAACCTTCACTttctaatgaaaattataatcttattacacatatgtatatttaatctaGCTCAGCGGTAACTGTGAGTTCTATGTATGCTATTAAGTTAACAGTACCATtgatattcaataattaaatttaagtttaaatctTAACTTGTaagttaatttatgaaatccggaaataatagaaataataatagaaataataagaaaGGACCTGTTCCATGAAGAAAGCTTGCTGGATAATTGTGTTAGAAAGTTATGTCCTGAAGTAATTCTTAAAACTGGCAGTCAGTGCGGCGGCCAACGGTACACTTCGCGAACacaatcaatttttataaaattgtgaatatttcaaaaacgactggaCCAGGGATTCTGgatcaaaaattctttctctggcgaaggaaaacatcgtgaggaaacctgtgcACGCTGGCGGACAGTACACTAGTGTGTACGCGCTTACTCGCAACCAGACGCGGTAGGTAaccgtaaaagtcatgtcagatgcctttaggcgacttgaataagatctgacaccagtgttagtgtCACACGCTCGAAAAGAAATATAGTGATTTATCTTTCTTGACTGCGCATGTAgacacaataatataattatacagcgttactggtatcaaacgcaaaacctaaagactactcgggtacatcaaaacaagcaacttttattctacgacttttcgtgatttttttttttttctcatataaaaaaatacaatcttatttgcgattctacacatgttaactctatgtaatagccaagcaacacaagctagtacagtagcgttatgtagcggaatcgaacatagagttaacgttttatagaacgaacattaaaactaaagaaaggatttttttaattatgtttagaCAAAGTAGAACGAAGGATGTTAgaagtctctatgtaccttatgcgcctttgataggttatgcgttagataccagaaACCCTGTGTTCGTTACGGAACTGAtaggtagttaaaaataaaatacttggagctaagaattagataattatatttttctttgttcttacaaattggtataatgaaaaacagaaatcgaatcgaatgacaggaaagaaaacaatagaaataaactagatttgtagtgcgcgcgcaggaataaaattgaaattgtcgTGTTCGATAGCCATTGGCTGCCGCGCGAGGGGTCGCGGGCGGGACGCGCCTAGTGTTGTGGTGTACTGGCGTAGACACCCTGTATATTGGGATGTCCacggagtggttctattctacgGAATGATTATTTAATCACCCTATTGAATAGAActctttttttcaaaaaatgctAGTTTGGTaaacacattattttgtttccaGATCCACGGGCCCGACCCGTACGGTTTCGGGGGCTTCGCCCCTCCCCCCGCGCCCATCGGGGACCTGGAGGACGAAGACCTCGGAGCTGAGGAGAACATCCAAGCGGAACCTCAGGATAAGGaggaattgtaattataatgtttgagTGTCGATTAATCGACAAATCGAAGTCGTAAATGTTGCGTTATAATCGTGTCTCGATTGTGTTTCGattgtattgtttgtttaccTCTGTGTGTGGTCGTCATGTCGGATTggtacactggaggtcccaggttcgatacTCGATCAGGTAaagatgaaaaatgtttattttttcttcttgtgtatgattattaatttgttggtAAAGTGcactatgtaaatatttgtttgttccgGATAAGATTTGTCTTTGATATCTAtaacaagaaatataataacagaCTGTTTGACtgggcaaaaaataaaatctgtactggattttaaatatacacgACAATTTAAATGTCATCAAGGCCAAAGGTactcaaattttgaattaaaaaaaataaataattaatcagtCTTATTTATTGGgtgatttacatttttttgttttgattaaaGCATATTAGGAATGTTTTTAGTTTCcaaaatcgtgacgtcacaggatgacactgtcatacaagcaaacaccatatattttattatttatgccaTTAGTCAATGTAtgtgatttgaataaaaaatattttattaaatttgatactTTTAAggtgatatataaaaattctcTTTCCATATTAttctacactagataaaggaatttattgcaaagtatTACAGTTTTCCATCACATAATGTAGTCACAGTAGTCTACTAAACCGAAAACGGTGGACTGTGTGTAATGggaaactataatatttttcgctaataaacaaaacaaattggtaaaaatgttacggtggcgctagtgtgcagtttTGTATCAcagtttgaattttattgaagGTATCTTGAGATACGATTATAATTTAACGTTAGTTAGCAGTTATGACGattgttaaatattgttatggctaaattttatcaataaatattatgactccTGTACACAAAGAAAAGTTGGCCCAAAACCGAGCTATGCCAAAGAACACAGttgctaaaataatattatgttaaaatatattaggagaAACATAATTATGCTGAAATAATGGATTccagtaaatattaattaatgccataatttataattgttaaaatttagcCATTTTCCGCTCAATTCATGACAATATGCCATTTATGAATGTTATTAAGTCTTCCATTAGTAGTTACATGATGTATATTTTaacg
This Plodia interpunctella isolate USDA-ARS_2022_Savannah chromosome 27, ilPloInte3.2, whole genome shotgun sequence DNA region includes the following protein-coding sequences:
- the sel gene encoding protein seele, with the translated sequence MRNHITFLFIVVLFSLASARIDPKNLKCLVCRTTFEELNVVIKNVDKWKKVDVGNFRMDASGNTLQQKLPAHRSAVYISEVIDGICKKMDDYVRVYYKATGKLAIMQLVMPDGKMNADFSKTKFVTDDDLNKSLEYYCERMFEENEDEITDLYKKRPHDDVMPDAEREICFKHAQYCEEWMLPTEEDTTWTREMEEEYVKIHGPDPYGFGGFAPPPAPIGDLEDEDLGAEENIQAEPQDKEEL